A genomic segment from Aegilops tauschii subsp. strangulata cultivar AL8/78 chromosome 1, Aet v6.0, whole genome shotgun sequence encodes:
- the LOC109731928 gene encoding citrate-binding protein — MDNSIKSSGPAPFVCLYKQQSNTQRGKAEATRSTQTMASHTTFSWIALHLLAVLLAPASAQDPTAGFTAVSLSESNFQLQKPYNMPSSARYSFDGTVRRIWVLSSDEPFSPQSDTKPRTEMRMAGYDYSSGVWQFEGSVYVPSSTSGVSIMQVFGGSETATTLMLHVYNGALRYYNQKPVEDNVYDRWLRVNVIHDVGASRFTVFIDGENKLSVGGRGGNSHYFKFGVYTQRDASSRMESRWKNVRILKKN, encoded by the exons ATGGATAATAGCATCAAGTCGAGCGGACCAGCTCCATTTGTATGTCTATATAAACAGCAGAGCAACACGCAGAGAGGCAAAGCAGAAGCCACACGCAGCACACAGACAATGGCGTCTCACACGACATTTTCTTGGATTGCTTTGCATCTGCTGGCTGTCCTCCTAGCGCCGGCGAGCGCTCAAGACCCGACGGCCGGGTTCACGGCCGTGAGCCTCAGCGAGAGCAACTTCCAGCTTCAGAAGCCGTACAACATGCCGAGCAGCGCGCGGTATAGCTTCGACGGCACGGTGCGGCGGATCTGGGTGCTGTCCTCCGACGAGCCCTTTTCTCCACAGAGCGACACTAAGCCAAGAACAGAGATGAGGATGGCT GGATACGACTACTCTTCCGGCGTGTGGCAATTCGAGGGCTCCGTGTACGTGCCATCGAGCACGTCGGGAGTGTCCATCATGCAGGTGTTTGGCGGCAGCGAGACGGCCACCACGTTGATGCTGCACGTCTACAATGGCGCGCTGAGGTACTACAACCAGAAGCCCGTCGAGGACAACGTCTACGACCGGTGGCTTCGGGTGAACGTGATCCACGATGTCGGCGCGTCGAGATTCACCGTGTTCATCGATGGCGAAAATAAACTGAGCGTCGGCGGACGCGGCGGCAACTCGCACTACTTCAAATTCGGCGTCTACACGCAGAGGGACGCGTCCAGCCGCATGGAGTCGCGCTGGAAGAACGTCAGGATCCTCAAGAAAAACTGA